Sequence from the Cyanobacteriota bacterium genome:
AAAGTCTTGACCCAAATACCGGTGGAAGGTCTGTAACGACTCTATCAGTAAATAGTTTACGGGCATCCACACCGGGCCACGCCAGTTAGAGTTGCCCCCGAACATGCCCGTCGTCGACTCAGCCGGTTCATAGTCTACTCGGAACTGATCGCGTCCTACGGAAAACACAAAGGGATGCTCACGATGTACCCGTGATAGAGCACGAATGCCGTGATCGCTGAGAAACTCGTTGGGGTCGAGCATTCGTTGTAAGATACGCCGCAATTTGTCGGGATTGACGATCGCCACAATTCCTAACCTCGCGGTCTCAGGTTTGGTAACAAAGATGTTCTTACGCAGGTTAGGTTTGCGGGTCATGAAGTGATCAATGCTGTTGCGCAAGTTGGGCAAGGATTTTAACTGCTCTATACTCACTGTGGTGGTTGCAAACAGCGGAATCAACCCCACCATGGATCGCACCTTTAACCGCATGGAGGAACCATTGGGCAATTGCAAGACATCGTAGAAAAAGCCGTCCTGTTCATCCCACAGTTCATCGTTGTGAATACCAATTTTGTCCATGGCGGCAGCAATATACACAAAGTGCTCCAGAAACTTGATGGCTAGGTCTTCATAGTTAGGATTGTCTTGGGCGAGTTCCACGGCGATCGTGAACATATTCAAGGCATACATCGCCATCCAACTGGTGCCATCAGCTTGGTCTAGAAATCCGCCTGTGGGTAGGGGTGCACTGCGGTCAAAAATGCCAATGTTGTCCAACCCTAAAAAGCCACCCTGAAAGACATTATTGTCTCCAATGTCCTTACGGTTTACCCACCAGGTGAAGTTCAGGAGTAGTTTGTGGAACACCCGCTCCAAAAAGGCGCGATCGCAACGTCCGTGATATTGCTGCTCAAGTTGGTACACCCGCCAGGTTGCCCAAGCATGAACAGGGGGATTCACATCCCCAAAGTTCCACTCGTAGGCGGGCAACTGTCCATTGGGGTGCAGGTAGCGCTCACGGGTGATGAGGTCAAGCTGGTGTTTAGCAAAGTCGGGGTCGATCAAAGCTAGGGGAATAGTGTGAAAGGCTAAATCCCAAGCCGCAAACCAGGGATATTCCCACTTGTCAGGCATGGAGATAATGTCATGGGCGTTGAGATGAGTCCAGAGGCGGTTGCGGCCATTCATGCGCTCAGGGGGTGGAGTTGTGGCGATCGCGGGGTCACCAGTTAGCCACCGCTCTACGTCATAATAAAACCACTGCTTTGTCCACAACATGCCCGCGAAGGCTTGGCGTTGCACGGCCCGTTGATCCTCATTTAACGAGAGGGGAGCTACCTTCTGGTAAAACTCATCGGCTTCGGCAAGGCGGCGCTGTATCATTTGGTCAAACTCTGCACCGAGCGCATCGCCCAGGGAATGATGGGGTGTAAGGCGCAACTTCACCACCTGGCTAGCACCAGCCGCGATCGTCAGCACATAGTGGGGTGCAGCCTTAGTGCCCACATAGTGGGGATTGATGGCATCTTGCTTGCCATTCACAACAAAGTCATTGATGCCATCTTTGCAGTAGGGGGCCTCACTATCTACGTT
This genomic interval carries:
- a CDS encoding glucosidase encodes the protein DQARSRTYRWGEDGIAGISDDRQLLCFALALWNGNDPILKERLFGLTGSEGNHGEDVKEYYFYLDNTPTHSYMKMLYKYPQVAFPYEQLVLGNRGRSKYTTEFELLDTGVFDDDRYFDVVIEYAKAGIDDILVQITAINRGPEAATLHLLPTLWFRNTWSWEHDAVKPVIKGVAIGKLEAYHPHLGSQYLYFSGARDALFTDNETNHRRIFNVDSEAPYCKDGINDFVVNGKQDAINPHYVGTKAAPHYVLTIAAGASQVVKLRLTPHHSLGDALGAEFDQMIQRRLAEADEFYQKVAPLSLNEDQRAVQRQAFAGMLWTKQWFYYDVERWLTGDPAIATTPPPERMNGRNRLWTHLNAHDIISMPDKWEYPWFAAWDLAFHTIPLALIDPDFAKHQLDLITRERYLHPNGQLPAYEWNFGDVNPPVHAWATWRVYQLEQQYHGRCDRAFLERVFHKLLLNFTWWVNRKDIGDNNVFQGGFLGLDNIGIFDRSAPLPTGGFLDQADGTSWMAMYALNMFTIAVELAQDNPNYEDLAIKFLEHFVYIAAAMDKIGIHNDELWDEQDGFFYDVLQLPNGSSMRLKVRSMVGLIPLFATTTVSIEQLKSLPNLRNSIDHFMTRKPNLRKNIFVTKPETARLGIVAIVNPDKLRRILQRMLDPNEFLSDHGIRALSRVHREHPFVFSVGRDQFRVDYEPAESTTGMFGGNSNWRGPVWMPVNYLLIESLQTFHRYLGQDFTVEYPTGSGNWLTLEQVAAALSDRLVRIFLRNDSGYRPVYGGPTSKFQTDDHWRNWILFYEYFHGDNGAGIGASHQTGWTGLVADLLQQYG